A genomic segment from Bacillus cereus G9842 encodes:
- a CDS encoding iron-hydroxamate ABC transporter substrate-binding protein — translation MKKKLTILFSMMCILVLAACGQTKANEEATKKTEKSNDPKIASMSIHLTNDLLALGITPVGSVIGGDLKDFLPHAKEKLKDTKKLGVVTDPNMEALLQLKPTDIYVDEKYAGKDVAKYEKIAKTHSFNLDEGTWRDHLKQVGKLVNREKEADKYIQDYEEQSKRVKGLIDKELGNNEKVMAIRVTAKELRVFSTKRPMGPILFQDLGLQPANGVEKIDGNRPFEVISQEVLPDFDADAIFVVVNRDDKAKAAFKQLQETPIWKDLKAVKGKHVYIINDQPWLDYSALGNKMAMDEAEKMFTK, via the coding sequence ATGAAAAAGAAACTTACTATTTTATTTAGCATGATGTGTATTTTAGTATTAGCAGCATGTGGTCAAACGAAAGCTAATGAAGAGGCAACGAAAAAAACGGAAAAAAGTAATGACCCAAAAATTGCTTCAATGTCTATTCATTTAACAAATGATTTACTTGCATTAGGAATTACACCAGTAGGTTCTGTTATTGGGGGAGATTTAAAAGATTTCTTACCGCACGCTAAAGAGAAGTTGAAAGATACGAAGAAGCTTGGTGTTGTAACAGATCCGAATATGGAAGCGTTACTTCAATTAAAGCCAACTGACATTTATGTTGATGAAAAATATGCTGGTAAAGATGTAGCGAAATACGAAAAAATTGCAAAAACACATTCTTTCAATTTAGATGAAGGTACGTGGAGAGATCATTTAAAACAAGTTGGTAAACTTGTAAACCGTGAGAAAGAAGCAGATAAATATATTCAAGATTACGAAGAGCAATCAAAACGAGTAAAAGGTTTAATAGATAAAGAGCTAGGTAATAACGAAAAAGTAATGGCAATTCGCGTTACTGCAAAAGAATTGCGTGTATTTAGTACGAAAAGACCGATGGGACCAATTTTATTCCAAGACTTAGGGTTACAGCCTGCAAATGGTGTAGAGAAAATTGATGGAAACCGCCCTTTCGAAGTCATTTCACAAGAAGTATTACCTGACTTTGATGCAGATGCGATTTTCGTTGTTGTAAATAGAGATGATAAAGCAAAAGCAGCATTTAAACAACTTCAAGAAACGCCAATTTGGAAAGACTTAAAAGCAGTTAAAGGCAAGCACGTATACATTATCAATGATCAACCATGGCTGGACTATTCTGCTTTAGGAAACAAAATGGCAATGGATGAAGCGGAGAAAATGTTTACGAAATAA
- a CDS encoding FecCD family ABC transporter permease — MKGLINTDKKRAITVTTIFGCIGIAVILLSLNTGTLSIAPLKVIQTLFGYGDFESATVLYDYRMPRIIITMLAGIGLGISGAILQGLSRNALADPGILGLHSGASFGLIIFVTFFHSINENASILIPLFTFGGGILAAFLIIILASDRSKGLLPIRLILVGIAVSAGFSAISLFFSLKLNDETYTFASRWLVGNVWGRDWIHVLALLPWIFILTPYAWLKSKTLNALSLGDSVAAGLGVSVQKERLLLLATAVGLSCASVSMAGGIGFIGLVAPHIARKLVGTTYQHFLPLAGIIGMIILVLADTIGRSIFEPNSIPAGVVVAALGAPYFLYLLTKTK, encoded by the coding sequence GTGAAGGGTCTTATTAACACAGATAAAAAAAGAGCCATTACTGTAACTACAATATTCGGTTGTATTGGTATCGCTGTCATTTTACTTAGCTTAAATACAGGGACACTTAGTATTGCACCGCTCAAAGTAATTCAAACGCTTTTCGGTTATGGTGATTTTGAAAGTGCAACCGTGCTATACGATTATCGTATGCCAAGAATTATAATCACAATGTTAGCTGGTATTGGCCTTGGGATTTCCGGTGCGATTTTACAAGGATTATCACGTAACGCACTTGCAGACCCTGGTATTTTAGGATTGCATTCAGGTGCATCTTTCGGGCTAATTATATTTGTTACTTTCTTTCATTCTATTAATGAGAATGCATCGATTTTAATACCGTTATTTACATTTGGTGGGGGAATACTAGCTGCATTTTTAATTATTATACTTGCGAGTGATCGATCAAAAGGTTTACTTCCTATTAGACTTATTCTCGTTGGTATTGCTGTTTCAGCTGGATTTAGTGCGATTTCGTTATTTTTCTCTCTCAAGTTAAATGATGAGACATATACATTCGCTTCCAGATGGTTAGTTGGTAACGTGTGGGGAAGGGATTGGATTCATGTCCTTGCATTATTACCTTGGATTTTCATACTAACCCCGTATGCATGGCTAAAATCTAAAACGTTAAATGCATTGTCACTAGGTGATAGTGTGGCAGCAGGACTTGGTGTTTCTGTTCAAAAAGAACGGTTACTACTTTTAGCTACAGCGGTTGGATTATCTTGCGCGAGTGTATCGATGGCAGGAGGAATTGGTTTTATCGGTTTAGTTGCTCCGCATATTGCAAGAAAGTTAGTAGGTACTACGTATCAACATTTTCTTCCTTTAGCTGGCATTATCGGAATGATTATTTTAGTGCTAGCAGATACGATAGGTCGTTCTATATTTGAGCCAAACTCTATTCCAGCTGGTGTAGTAGTGGCAGCTTTAGGAGCACCGTATTTTCTTTATTTACTTACAAAAACAAAATAA
- a CDS encoding FecCD family ABC transporter permease yields the protein MLHKSAVYAGNKHMKHIKFICFMCLSILCLIGSIFLAIAFGAKDIHLQTVWTAVFDYNPKLTQHQIIYELRLPRVIGAAVVGAAFAVAGAVMQGVTRNPLADAGVLGINAGAMFVVALSFAFFPHMPYSYLMIVSFIGAVLSTVLIFIIGSATSGGLTPMRLTIAGAVMAALLHSLSSGVAIYYDLSQDLAFWYAGGVAGVKWEHLKFLVPIILITIIFATMLGRSISLISMGDDVATNLGVKTNRTRILGMIIVVILAGVSVSAVGSIGFVGLVIPHIARKLVGVNYRLIIPMSALLGAMLLVLADLGARAVNPPKELAIGIMVALVGVPFFLYIARKVGREL from the coding sequence ATGTTACATAAGTCTGCTGTATATGCTGGCAATAAGCACATGAAACATATTAAGTTCATATGTTTCATGTGCTTATCAATTTTATGTTTAATCGGATCTATATTTTTAGCTATTGCATTCGGTGCAAAGGATATCCATTTGCAAACCGTATGGACAGCGGTTTTTGATTATAATCCGAAATTAACGCAGCACCAAATTATATATGAATTAAGGCTCCCAAGGGTAATTGGAGCAGCAGTTGTAGGAGCAGCTTTTGCGGTCGCTGGGGCTGTTATGCAAGGAGTAACACGAAATCCTTTAGCTGATGCAGGTGTGCTTGGCATAAATGCAGGTGCGATGTTTGTAGTAGCACTTAGTTTTGCCTTTTTTCCGCATATGCCATATTCCTATTTAATGATTGTCTCTTTTATTGGAGCGGTTTTAAGTACAGTACTCATTTTTATTATCGGATCGGCCACATCAGGCGGATTAACACCAATGAGGTTAACGATTGCTGGAGCGGTTATGGCAGCGCTTTTACATTCATTAAGTTCAGGTGTTGCGATTTATTATGATTTAAGCCAAGATTTAGCGTTTTGGTATGCTGGTGGTGTTGCAGGGGTTAAGTGGGAACACTTGAAATTTTTAGTCCCTATTATTCTTATAACGATTATTTTTGCGACAATGCTAGGGAGATCTATTTCACTCATATCAATGGGAGATGATGTTGCTACAAATTTAGGAGTGAAAACGAACCGAACGAGAATACTAGGGATGATTATAGTAGTCATTCTTGCAGGTGTATCTGTTTCAGCTGTTGGTTCTATCGGATTTGTAGGACTCGTTATTCCGCATATTGCTAGAAAATTAGTTGGTGTTAATTATCGACTCATTATTCCTATGTCAGCATTATTAGGTGCTATGTTATTAGTTTTAGCTGACCTAGGAGCAAGAGCAGTAAACCCTCCTAAAGAACTTGCGATAGGAATTATGGTAGCTCTTGTTGGAGTTCCGTTCTTCCTCTATATAGCACGTAAAGTTGGGAGGGAGCTATAA
- a CDS encoding DUF817 domain-containing protein, translating to MFYIKQLLHFTYEQALSCLFPVVIFLTLALSKIISIPGLYRYDFILIVCLLMQWIMYKTGLETKDELKVITVFHLIGLLLEIYKVHFGSWSYPEEAYSKVFGVPLYSGFMYASVASYICQAWRRLHLQMYHWPRAIFAIPLGAMIYFNFFTHHFLYDFRWVLTVLLFIVFFRTFVEFSLRGVTYKMPLVLSFFLIGFFIWIAENIATFFGAWQYPNQREAWNLVHLSKISSWFLLVVISIMIVTQLKHLKESKK from the coding sequence ATGTTCTATATAAAACAACTATTACATTTCACTTACGAGCAAGCATTATCCTGTTTATTCCCAGTCGTTATTTTCTTAACACTAGCCCTATCAAAAATCATTTCCATCCCAGGGTTATACCGCTATGATTTCATACTCATCGTATGTCTTCTTATGCAGTGGATTATGTATAAGACTGGACTTGAGACGAAAGATGAACTAAAAGTAATTACTGTTTTTCACCTTATCGGGCTTTTACTAGAAATATATAAAGTACATTTCGGTTCATGGAGTTATCCAGAAGAGGCATATTCAAAAGTTTTTGGAGTTCCACTTTACAGTGGCTTTATGTATGCAAGTGTTGCCAGTTACATATGCCAAGCGTGGAGAAGATTACATTTACAAATGTACCATTGGCCGAGGGCTATTTTTGCTATACCGCTAGGCGCTATGATTTACTTTAATTTTTTCACACATCATTTTCTATATGACTTTAGATGGGTATTAACTGTACTTTTATTCATCGTTTTCTTTCGGACATTTGTAGAATTTTCATTACGAGGCGTTACATATAAAATGCCACTCGTTCTCTCCTTTTTCCTTATTGGGTTCTTTATTTGGATTGCAGAGAACATCGCAACATTTTTCGGAGCATGGCAATATCCAAATCAACGGGAAGCGTGGAATCTCGTTCACTTAAGCAAAATTAGTTCATGGTTTTTACTCGTTGTTATTAGCATTATGATTGTTACACAACTCAAACATTTGAAAGAGTCGAAAAAATAA
- a CDS encoding DUF4003 domain-containing protein, with protein MEYKYNDREELEIGVNTMITLEQKLEQYKHTYVQLKGELKWKTSDSRTGMMIAAMYAGSDKLFNLERFLEISSYIKNQVGMFSYLKSYHRFVVAATLDIHFTDYKKAFRTFLDLYEQLVTSGFSRSIFTYLAAAVLLTEENEQHGAHIQRSMQVYKRMKKDHLFLTSTNDYPLAVLLAGQSENVETLMDRVERLYQKLAKAGLRKGNDLQFLSHILSLKKDVREEMLVATCTNIWNLLKQEKVKVKQMHYPAIGLLALLEDGEKEIYAIKALIEKLQGEKLFRWHADANILIAIQLFVSQKGEESKATNTGLQTMIEVLIQAQQAAMMATIAASSAATSSASSSS; from the coding sequence ATGGAATATAAGTATAATGATAGAGAAGAACTAGAAATAGGGGTGAATACTATGATTACATTAGAGCAAAAGTTAGAGCAATATAAACATACATATGTACAGTTAAAGGGAGAACTAAAATGGAAAACGAGTGATTCTCGAACAGGAATGATGATTGCTGCTATGTATGCAGGTAGTGATAAATTGTTTAATCTCGAACGTTTTTTAGAAATTAGTAGTTATATTAAGAATCAGGTAGGGATGTTTTCATACTTAAAGTCTTATCATCGTTTTGTAGTGGCCGCAACATTAGATATTCACTTTACAGATTACAAGAAAGCTTTTCGGACGTTTTTAGATTTATATGAACAATTGGTCACTAGTGGCTTTAGCCGGAGTATATTTACTTATCTCGCAGCAGCTGTGCTTTTAACAGAAGAAAATGAACAGCATGGCGCGCACATTCAGCGTTCGATGCAAGTATATAAACGCATGAAAAAGGATCACCTCTTTCTTACAAGTACAAATGATTATCCGCTCGCGGTTTTATTAGCAGGACAATCAGAGAATGTAGAAACACTTATGGATCGTGTAGAACGTCTGTATCAGAAACTAGCGAAAGCTGGTTTGCGTAAAGGGAATGATCTTCAGTTTTTAAGTCATATTCTTTCACTAAAGAAGGATGTCCGTGAAGAAATGTTAGTTGCAACATGTACAAACATATGGAATTTGTTAAAACAAGAAAAGGTAAAAGTGAAACAGATGCATTATCCAGCAATCGGGCTACTAGCGTTACTTGAAGATGGAGAAAAAGAGATTTATGCTATTAAAGCGTTGATTGAAAAACTGCAGGGGGAGAAATTATTCCGTTGGCATGCAGATGCGAATATTCTTATTGCTATTCAACTGTTCGTAAGTCAGAAAGGTGAGGAAAGTAAAGCTACCAACACAGGTTTACAAACTATGATAGAAGTCCTCATACAAGCACAACAAGCAGCTATGATGGCAACGATTGCCGCTTCATCTGCAGCAACATCTTCTGCTAGTAGTAGCTCATAA
- a CDS encoding DinB family protein — protein MNRLVGLKQFEITRGALLKFMETLDDKTADTQPEGFNNTIRWHIGHVLTAAEVFMFGKEFKQLPTEYPGMFGYGSRPSKWKTEGPSLEVLTDQLKEQAKRINEIPAEAFENKLPEPFLGLETVGELYGMMLYHEADHIGQMKAMERIIKAL, from the coding sequence ATGAATAGACTAGTGGGTTTAAAACAATTTGAAATAACGCGCGGGGCGTTACTTAAATTTATGGAAACGTTAGATGATAAAACTGCGGATACGCAGCCAGAGGGTTTTAACAATACAATTCGTTGGCATATCGGTCATGTGTTAACGGCAGCAGAGGTTTTCATGTTTGGAAAAGAATTCAAACAATTACCAACTGAATATCCAGGTATGTTTGGGTATGGATCACGACCATCTAAATGGAAAACAGAAGGACCATCGTTAGAAGTATTAACGGATCAATTAAAAGAACAAGCAAAACGTATTAACGAAATTCCAGCAGAAGCATTTGAAAATAAACTGCCAGAGCCATTCCTAGGATTGGAAACAGTAGGGGAGCTTTACGGTATGATGCTTTATCATGAAGCTGATCATATTGGGCAAATGAAAGCGATGGAACGTATTATTAAAGCTCTTTAG
- a CDS encoding DinB family protein produces MLHVLKQQYDLISSTRETLFSFLEEIPLEKLHSTVPNFGSGSIIKTHIHVADCYRYWLGSFAFKQKRADFSFASDYEIEHADVEKVRARFKLVDETVQRFLDEYNDRWLENIANEVKWQKEPWSTTPLWLLTHTETHEFHHKGQIVSMARYLGYTPPDTDLS; encoded by the coding sequence ATGTTACATGTTTTAAAACAACAATATGATCTTATTAGCTCTACAAGAGAAACTCTATTTTCGTTTTTGGAAGAAATCCCACTAGAAAAATTACATAGCACTGTTCCTAATTTCGGGAGCGGTAGCATTATAAAGACGCATATTCATGTAGCCGATTGCTACCGATACTGGCTTGGATCATTCGCATTCAAGCAAAAAAGAGCAGATTTTTCATTTGCTAGCGATTACGAAATTGAGCATGCAGATGTGGAAAAAGTCCGTGCTAGATTTAAGTTAGTAGATGAGACTGTACAACGTTTTTTAGATGAATACAATGACCGTTGGCTCGAAAATATAGCAAATGAAGTAAAGTGGCAAAAAGAACCTTGGAGCACAACTCCGCTATGGCTTTTAACTCATACGGAGACTCATGAGTTTCATCATAAAGGACAAATTGTATCGATGGCTAGGTACCTTGGATATACTCCTCCTGATACTGACCTTAGTTAA
- a CDS encoding DUF2690 domain-containing protein, with protein MKLLKKTSACLLLSLLVVTSMFSTINSDKAYAEDHSYDGKSPYYNSCDQSAVTKEKKWIDSNSYVELKFSTTCKTAWAKVTVTRPAVYNNEADARVVRKTDGKAYTCGSAGGNGVVNKGQTSCYTPMVYDLDPRKAQAQGKHAIPNSDAYNYAETIWY; from the coding sequence ATGAAACTTTTAAAAAAGACGAGTGCATGTTTATTGCTATCTTTACTCGTTGTAACTAGTATGTTTAGCACGATTAATAGCGATAAAGCATATGCAGAAGATCATTCATATGATGGGAAAAGTCCTTATTATAATAGTTGTGATCAATCCGCAGTAACGAAAGAGAAGAAATGGATAGATTCAAATTCTTATGTAGAATTAAAATTTAGCACGACGTGTAAGACGGCTTGGGCGAAAGTTACTGTAACTCGTCCAGCAGTTTATAATAACGAAGCTGATGCAAGGGTTGTTAGAAAAACAGATGGAAAGGCATATACTTGCGGAAGTGCTGGAGGAAATGGTGTTGTAAATAAAGGACAAACATCATGCTATACGCCAATGGTATATGACTTGGATCCAAGAAAAGCGCAAGCACAGGGGAAACATGCCATTCCGAATAGCGATGCTTATAATTATGCGGAGACTATTTGGTATTGA
- a CDS encoding DUF2690 domain-containing protein, which produces MFKKLMKVCVLSAASIGVLFSFQGSTFAATDLSSYYDGKNPATTKVYGGSTTCDADGFNAKSTAVYEGSKKVGTVYLRYSNKCHEAWAKFVLDQPAPAVSGGVYAYAVVNKYKNDVFQKSVTSNQGNGTIKTGQTSTYTGMVFDLTADFGYTADAEAVTFNNGYGKTARY; this is translated from the coding sequence ATGTTTAAAAAGTTAATGAAAGTATGTGTGTTAAGTGCGGCAAGTATAGGTGTATTATTTAGTTTTCAAGGAAGTACATTTGCAGCTACTGATTTAAGTAGTTATTATGACGGGAAAAATCCAGCAACAACGAAAGTATACGGGGGAAGTACAACATGTGATGCAGATGGATTTAATGCAAAGTCTACAGCAGTTTATGAAGGTAGTAAAAAAGTGGGGACAGTGTATTTACGTTACAGTAATAAATGTCATGAAGCATGGGCTAAGTTTGTGTTAGATCAACCAGCACCAGCTGTTTCGGGAGGAGTGTACGCGTACGCTGTTGTAAATAAATACAAAAATGATGTATTCCAAAAATCAGTTACTTCTAATCAGGGGAACGGCACAATAAAAACAGGTCAAACGAGCACTTATACAGGAATGGTATTTGATTTAACTGCTGATTTCGGATACACAGCAGATGCTGAAGCAGTTACGTTTAATAACGGTTACGGGAAAACAGCACGTTACTAA
- a CDS encoding LysR family transcriptional regulator: MEIKQLITFKVAADTLNFTQTAKKLNFAQSSVTAQIKTLEAELGTPLFERLGKRLFLTEAGRKFQLYADKIIALSKEAKTAVKDDEEIAGTLIIGAQESQCTYRLPSILKRFKAQFPQIKLIFKPAHSNKDAKEQLMEGKVDLAFILDECKTEDVLHVEPLMKEELKVVAAPTHRLLEQPSVSIKDLESETLLLTELGCSYRTLFEELFRIEDVYPANKIEFVSVEAIKQCVIADLGIAVLPAIVVEKDIREGTIKELHLENAISSIYTQIAWHKDKWMTAPLQQFIDVTREFFTTD; this comes from the coding sequence ATGGAGATAAAACAATTAATTACATTTAAAGTAGCAGCAGACACTTTGAATTTTACACAAACTGCAAAGAAATTAAATTTTGCCCAATCAAGCGTAACGGCACAAATTAAAACGTTAGAAGCTGAGCTTGGTACACCGTTATTTGAAAGATTAGGAAAACGCCTTTTCTTAACTGAAGCAGGAAGAAAGTTTCAACTATATGCGGACAAGATAATCGCACTTAGTAAAGAAGCAAAGACGGCCGTGAAAGATGATGAGGAAATAGCAGGTACGTTAATAATTGGTGCACAAGAAAGTCAATGTACATACAGACTGCCTTCTATATTAAAGAGGTTTAAAGCACAATTTCCTCAAATAAAACTTATATTTAAACCAGCACATTCCAATAAAGATGCAAAGGAACAATTGATGGAGGGGAAAGTAGATCTTGCATTTATTTTGGACGAATGTAAAACAGAAGATGTTTTACATGTGGAACCACTTATGAAAGAAGAATTAAAAGTAGTAGCTGCTCCTACGCATCGTTTACTTGAACAACCTTCAGTTTCTATAAAAGATTTAGAGAGTGAAACACTTCTACTAACAGAATTAGGCTGCTCGTATCGGACTTTATTTGAAGAACTATTTCGTATAGAAGATGTGTATCCAGCAAATAAAATTGAGTTCGTTAGTGTCGAGGCAATTAAACAATGTGTTATTGCAGATTTAGGTATAGCTGTTCTACCAGCGATAGTAGTAGAAAAAGATATAAGAGAAGGGACAATAAAAGAGTTACATTTAGAAAATGCAATTTCATCGATTTATACACAAATTGCTTGGCATAAAGATAAATGGATGACAGCACCACTGCAGCAATTTATTGATGTAACAAGGGAGTTTTTTACAACGGATTAA
- a CDS encoding quinone oxidoreductase family protein: MKALCFEQFGNPDVLQYKEIHDPIINPNEILVRTKAIGLNFADIYRRRGDYHLAGNPPYVLGYEGAGIVEKVGADVTTINLGDRIAFADVPFANAELVAVPSEKVIPLPDSISFETAASVLLQGLTAHYLTQDSYQLKQSDIALVHAAAGGVGQLLVQMIKLYGGKVIGLTSSKEKAKIATLAGADHVFLYNEEWHTKVLEMTNGTGVNVVYESVGSTLEDSFNATKIGGTVVFYGMAGGNPAPVDPRMLMDTSKTLTGGDLWNVLTTYEERKKRSTQLFDWIATGKLNIECPTTFSLQDGALAHKLLESRKSTGKILLIP, translated from the coding sequence ATGAAAGCACTTTGTTTCGAACAGTTTGGAAATCCAGATGTACTACAATATAAAGAAATACATGATCCAATCATAAATCCAAATGAAATTCTAGTCCGCACGAAAGCAATCGGATTAAACTTCGCTGATATTTATAGACGCCGCGGCGATTATCATCTTGCTGGCAATCCGCCTTATGTATTAGGTTATGAAGGAGCTGGAATTGTTGAAAAAGTAGGAGCTGACGTTACTACTATCAACCTAGGAGACCGTATTGCATTTGCGGACGTCCCATTTGCAAATGCAGAACTAGTTGCCGTTCCATCTGAAAAAGTAATCCCACTACCAGATTCTATTTCTTTTGAAACAGCCGCTTCTGTCTTATTACAAGGATTAACTGCACATTATTTAACGCAAGATAGCTATCAACTAAAACAAAGTGATATAGCTTTAGTACACGCTGCAGCTGGTGGCGTCGGTCAACTTCTTGTTCAAATGATTAAACTATATGGCGGAAAAGTAATTGGTTTAACGTCATCAAAAGAGAAAGCAAAGATAGCTACATTAGCTGGTGCCGATCACGTATTTTTATATAACGAAGAATGGCATACGAAAGTACTTGAAATGACTAATGGAACTGGAGTAAATGTTGTATATGAATCAGTAGGTTCTACATTAGAGGACAGTTTTAACGCTACTAAAATTGGCGGTACTGTCGTATTTTACGGAATGGCTGGTGGTAATCCTGCGCCAGTTGATCCACGTATGCTTATGGATACTTCAAAAACTTTAACTGGCGGAGACCTTTGGAACGTTCTTACCACTTATGAAGAACGTAAAAAACGATCTACTCAATTATTCGATTGGATCGCAACTGGCAAATTAAACATTGAGTGCCCTACTACATTCTCCTTACAAGATGGTGCTCTTGCACATAAATTATTAGAGAGCAGAAAAAGTACAGGGAAGATTTTATTAATTCCATAA
- a CDS encoding histidine phosphatase family protein encodes MNKRETDSNENAVTLYVTRHGKTILNTNHRAQGWADSPLVEKGVEVATNLGTGLKDIHFMNAYSSDSGRAIETANLVLKYSEQSKLKLEQRKDLRELNFGIFEGEKLENMWDVVGKAAGVPSPEELMKFSIQEVINLIRVADPTKQAEDWELFSTRIKAEIDKISEEAAENGGGNVLVVVHGLLITTLIEMLDSSKTKLGVENASVTKIVYQDGTYTVESVGDMSYVAKGKESVEI; translated from the coding sequence ATGAATAAGCGAGAAACAGATAGCAATGAGAATGCAGTTACGTTATATGTTACAAGACACGGTAAAACAATATTAAATACGAATCATCGCGCGCAAGGTTGGGCTGATTCTCCATTAGTAGAAAAAGGTGTTGAAGTTGCCACAAATTTAGGAACAGGATTAAAAGATATTCATTTTATGAATGCGTATAGTAGTGATAGTGGCCGAGCGATTGAAACTGCTAATTTAGTATTAAAATATAGTGAGCAATCAAAATTAAAACTTGAGCAAAGAAAAGATTTGCGAGAATTAAATTTCGGTATTTTTGAAGGTGAAAAACTTGAGAATATGTGGGATGTGGTTGGAAAAGCTGCAGGCGTTCCATCACCAGAAGAACTTATGAAGTTTTCTATTCAAGAAGTGATTAATCTTATTAGAGTAGCAGATCCTACAAAACAGGCGGAAGATTGGGAATTATTTTCTACTCGTATAAAAGCTGAGATAGATAAAATTAGTGAAGAAGCTGCTGAAAATGGTGGCGGTAACGTTTTAGTTGTCGTTCATGGGCTTTTGATTACTACCTTAATAGAAATGTTAGACAGTAGCAAAACAAAACTTGGGGTGGAAAATGCTAGTGTGACGAAGATTGTATACCAAGATGGAACATATACAGTCGAGTCGGTTGGAGATATGAGTTATGTTGCAAAAGGGAAAGAAAGTGTGGAAATATAA
- a CDS encoding GNAT family N-acetyltransferase, protein MVTIRQEQKNDYRKTEEVVKEAFLLEEFSDKTEHELVKRIRECDAFVPELSIVAVDEDIVGHIMLSKITIEQDGTSVESLALAPVSVARGHQKKGIGGKLITAALEKAKELGYGSVVVLGPPEYYPKFGFKKASEWNVKAPFEVPEEVFMAMELRENALQGVEGVVQYSSAFAE, encoded by the coding sequence ATGGTAACGATTAGACAAGAACAAAAAAATGATTATAGAAAAACAGAAGAAGTCGTAAAAGAAGCATTTTTACTTGAAGAATTTAGTGATAAAACAGAACATGAACTTGTAAAACGTATTAGAGAATGTGACGCGTTTGTTCCGGAGTTATCAATTGTTGCGGTAGATGAAGATATAGTTGGTCACATTATGTTATCGAAAATTACAATAGAACAAGATGGAACTTCTGTAGAATCGTTAGCACTTGCGCCAGTTTCAGTTGCTAGGGGCCATCAGAAGAAAGGAATTGGCGGAAAACTGATCACGGCTGCTTTAGAAAAAGCGAAAGAACTTGGATACGGATCAGTTGTAGTATTAGGACCTCCAGAGTACTACCCGAAATTTGGTTTTAAGAAAGCAAGTGAGTGGAATGTAAAAGCACCGTTTGAAGTGCCTGAAGAAGTGTTTATGGCGATGGAGCTAAGAGAGAACGCTCTCCAAGGTGTAGAAGGAGTTGTTCAGTATTCGAGTGCTTTTGCTGAGTAG